A window of Candidatus Palauibacter australiensis contains these coding sequences:
- a CDS encoding peroxidase has product MARAIRIDYRTAALDAKTRRLMDYAVAITREPTSTARRDIDGLREVGWTDAQILTATEIVGFFNYYVRMVEALGVEPEPEMERDPAVWPDP; this is encoded by the coding sequence TTGGCGCGCGCGATCCGGATCGATTATCGGACGGCGGCGCTCGACGCGAAGACGCGCCGACTGATGGACTATGCGGTGGCGATCACGCGCGAGCCGACCTCCACCGCTCGTCGGGACATCGACGGGTTGCGGGAGGTCGGCTGGACTGACGCGCAGATCCTGACCGCGACCGAGATCGTCGGCTTCTTCAACTACTATGTGCGCATGGTCGAGGCACTCGGCGTCGAACCGGAGCCGGAGATGGAGCGGGACCCGGCCGTGTGGCCGGATCCCTGA